In Sphaerodactylus townsendi isolate TG3544 linkage group LG13, MPM_Stown_v2.3, whole genome shotgun sequence, one DNA window encodes the following:
- the LG13H22orf39 gene encoding UPF0545 protein C22orf39 homolog: MAEGGSWRPPRACDDYWSEWKHCRSIRNLFHHYYTYGEAPSCRQWKKDYENCTEWEKTKSSVAKDSLCKSEKERTLAKEKHAPVWNLRKSPPVDWYMPLDEGKPK; the protein is encoded by the exons CCTCCTCGAGCATGTGATGACTACTGGTCTGAATGGAAACACTGTCGGAGCATCCGAAACCTTTTCCATCACTACTATACTTATGGGGAAGCCCCTTCTTGCAGGCAGTGGAAAAAGGACTATGAGAACTGCACAGAGTGGGAGAAAACAAAAAGTTCAGTAGCAAAG GACTCTCTTTGTAAGAGTGAAAAAGAGCGGActttggcaaaagagaagcatgcTCCAGTGTGGAACTTAAGGAAAAGCCCTCCAGTGGACTGGTACATGCCTCTTGATGAAGGCAAACCAAAATGA